The Canis aureus isolate CA01 chromosome 11, VMU_Caureus_v.1.0, whole genome shotgun sequence genome has a segment encoding these proteins:
- the BCL11A gene encoding BCL11 transcription factor A isoform X9 — MSAEYAPQGICKDEPSSYTCTTCKQPFTSAWFLLQHAQNTHGLRIYLESEHGSPLTPRVGIPSGLGAECPSQPPLHGIHIADNNPFNLLRIPGSVSREASGLAEGRFPPTPPLFSPPPRHHLDPHRIERLGAEEMALATHHPSAFDRVLRLNPMAMEPPAMDFSRRLRELAGNTSSPPLSPGRPSPMQRLLQPFQPGSKPPFLATPPLPPLQSAPPPSQPPVKSKSCEFCGKTFKFQSNLVVHRRSHTGEKPYKCNLCDHACTQASKLKRHMKTHMHKSSPMTVKSDDGLSTASSPEPGTSDLVGSASSALKSVVAKFKSENDPGLIPENGDEEEEEDDEEEEEEEEEEEEELTESERVDYGFGLSLEAARHHENSSRGAVVGVGDEGRALPEVMQGMVLSSMQHFSEAFHQVLGEKHKRGHLAEAEAHRDTCDEDSVAGESDRIDDGTVNGRGCSPGESASGGLSKKLLLGSPSSLSPFSKRIKLEKEFDLPPAAMPNTENVYSQWLAGYAASRQLKDPFLSFGDSRQSPFASSSEHSSENGSLRFSTPPGELDGGISGRSGTGSGGSTPHISGPGPGRPSSKEGRRSDTCEYCGKVFKNCSNLTVHRRSHTGERPYKCELCNYACAQSSKLTRHMKTHGQVGKDVYKCEICKMPFSVYSTLEKHMKKWHSDRVLNNDIKTE; from the coding sequence GTAAAGATGAGCCCAGCAGCTACACATGTACAACTTGCAAACAGCCATTCACCAGTGCATGGTTTCTCTTGCAACACGCACAGAACACTCATGGATTAAGAATCTACTTAGAAAGCGAACACGGAAGTCCCCTGACCCCGCGGGTTGGTATCCCTTCAGGACTAGGTGCAGAATGTCCTTCCCAGCCACCTCTCCATGGGATTCATATTGCAGACAATAACCCCTTTAACCTGCTAAGAATACCAGGATCAGTATCGAGAGAGGCTTCCGGCCTGGCCGAAGGGCGCTTTCCACCCACTCCCCCCCTGTTTAGCCCACCACCGAGACATCACTTGGACCCCCACCGCATAGAGCGCCTGGGGGCGGAAGAGATGGCCCTGGCCACCCATCACCCGAGTGCCTTTGACAGGGTGCTGCGGTTGAATCCAATGGCTATGGAGCCCCCCGCCATGGATTTCTCTAGGAGACTTAGAGAGCTGGCAGGGAACACGTCTAGCCCACCGCTGTCCCCAGGCCGGCCCAGCCCTATGCAAAGGTTACTGCAACCCTTCCAGCCAGGTAGCAAGCCGCCCTTCCTGGCGAcgccccccctccctcctctgcaatccgcccctcctccctcccagcccccggTCAAGTCCAAGTCGTGCGAGTTCTGCGGCAAGACGTTCAAATTTCAGAGCAACCTCGTGGTGCACCGGCGCAGCCACACGGGCGAGAAGCCCTACAAGTGCAACCTGTGCGACCACGCGTGCACGCAGGCCAGCAAGCTGAAGCGCCACATGAAGACGCACATGCACAAGTCGTCCCCTATGACGGTCAAGTCCGACGACGGCCTCTCCACCGCCAGCTCCCCGGAACCCGGCACCAGCGACCTGGTGGGCAGCGCCAGCAGCGCGCTCAAGTCCGTGGTGGCCAAGTTCAAGAGCGAGAACGACccgggcctgatcccggagaacGGGgacgaggaggaagaggaggacgacgaggaagaggaagaagaggaggaagaggaggaggaggagctgacgGAGAGCGAGAGGGTGGACTACGGCTTCGGGCTGAGCCTGGAGGCGGCGCGCCACCACGAGAACAGCTCGCGGGGCGCGGTGGTGGGCGTGGGCGACGAGGGCCGCGCGCTGCCCGAGGTCATGCAGGGCATGGTGCTCAGCTCCATGCAGCACTTCAGCGAGGCCTTCCACCAGGTCCTGGGCGAGAAGCATAAGCGCGGCCACCTGGCCGAGGCCGAGGCCCACAGGGACACTTGCGACGAAGACTCGGTGGCCGGCGAGTCGGACCGCATAGACGATGGCACTGTAAACGGCCGCGGCTGCTCCCCGGGCGAGTCGGCCTCGGGGGGCCTGTCCAAAAAGCTgctgctgggcagccccagcTCGCTGAGCCCCTTCTCCAAGCGCATCAAGCTCGAGAAGGAGTTCGACTTGCCCCCGGCCGCGATGCCCAACACGGAGAACGTGTACTCGCAGTGGCTCGCTGGCTACGCGGCCTCCAGGCAGCTCAAGGATCCCTTCCTGAGCTTCGGAGACTCCAGACAATCGCCTTTCGCCTCCTCGTCGGAGCACTCCTCGGAGAACGGGAGCTTGCGCTTCTCCACGCCGCCCGGGGAGCTGGACGGAGGGATCTCGGGGCGCAGCGGCACGGGAAGTGGAGGGAGCACGCCCCATATTAGTGGTCCGGGCCCGGGCAGGCCCAGCTCAAAAGAGGGCAGACGCAGCGACACTTGTGAGTACTGTGGGAAAGTCTTCAAGAACTGTAGCAATCTCACTGTCCACAGGAGAAGCCACACGGGCGAAAGGCCTTATAAATGCGAGCTGTGCAACTATGCCTGTGCCCAGAGTAGCAAGCTCACCAGGCACATGAAAACGCATGGCCAGGTGGGGAAGGACGTTTACAAATGTGAAATTTGTAAGATGCCTTTTAGCGTGTACAGTACCCTggagaaacacatgaaaaaatggcACAGTGATCGAGTGTTGAATAATGATATAAAAACTGAATAG